The genomic region GGTACTGGGAGAACAGGTTGCGGATGGGCCAGTAGCTGAGGACCACCAGGAGCAGGGACGCGGCCAGGGTGATGAGAAGCCACCACAGCGGCGTCTCCCCGGTGGTGTGCCAGTCCAGCGGAATGACCGGCAGCACCGTGTGCGCCACGGGATCGCTGACGCCGGCGAAGGCCAGCACGATCGCTATCCAGTTCAGCCACGCAAAGTTGCCGCTGGCCACCAGCCACAGCTGGGTGAAGATGATGATGCCCGCCGCGATGCTGCCCAGCGGCTGGGGCGCGAAGAGGAAGAACGGCACCACCAGCTGGGCGAAGTGGTTGCCCACCACCTCCAGCCGGTGGAAGGGCTTCGGCAGCAGATGCGCCTGCCGGCTCAGAGGGCCTGGCATCGGCTGGGTCTCGTGGTGGTAGTACAGGGCAGTGAGGTCGCGCCACTCCCGGCCGCCGCGGATCTTGATCATGCCGGCCCCGAATTCCAGCCGGAACACCAGCCAGGCCACGAGGATCAGGATGGTCCGGGGCGGATCGGTCTGGTCAGATCCCAGGAAGGCCACGGTGAAGCCGGCCTCCAGGAGCAGCATTTCCCAGCCGAACCCGTAGAACGTCTGCCCTACATTGACCACTGACATGTACAGCAGCCACAGCGCCAGGAACGCGATCAGCGGTACCCAGGGCGGACCCAGCTGGGGGAGGCCGAGGACCAGGACGCCGGAGATGAACAGACCCGTAGCGCAGACGGCCCGGAACAGCCGATCGGAGTAGCGCCAGCGGAACAGCGTGGGCCGGCGCATCCGGCTGAAAGCCTCCAGGTAGTCCGGAACCGGAAGGAGTCCGCGCTCGCCGAGAAGGGCCGGGAACTGGTTGAGGGAGGAGAGGAACGCAACGAGATAGAGTGCAGCAACACCGCGCTGCAGCACCTGCCGGGCGAATTCATAGTCCGGCGCATCGAACCACGCGGCCCAGTCCACGGGCACCACGTTACCCCGGCGCGGATGCGCGTCAAGGTGCTGCCACTTGCCCGCGCAGCCCGCCTTGTGGCGGTCCCCGCACGTCCGCCGGCCACCGGCGGTGCGGGATACTTAAGCCATGCAGACTTCCGGCTCCAGCCGTCCAGCCAGCCAGCCGCGGACCATTGTCATCCTCGGATCCACCGGTTCCATCGGCACCCAGGCGATTGACGTCGTCGACGGCGCCCCCCATCTTTTCGAGGTTGTGGCGCTGAGCGCCGGGGGCGGCAACCTCGAACTCCTCGCCCGGCAGGCCGTGCACACCCGGGCGGCGGCCGTCGGCATCGCCGAAGGCGATCCCGGGCGACTCAGGGACCTGATCAACGACGCCGCCCGCGAGGCGGGGATCGGGCAGTACCGTCCCGAGATCATCGCAGGCCCGGAGGCCTCGACCACGATCGCCGCCGTGAAGGCGGACGTGGTGCTCAACGGCATCACGGGCTCGATCGGGCTGGCACCCACGCTCGCCGCGCTGGAATCCGGCGCCACCCTGGCGCTCGCCAACAAGGAATCCCTGATCGTTGGCGGTTCGCTGGTCAAAGCCGCCGCCGCGGAGGGACAGATTGTGCCGGTTGACTCCGAGCACTCCGCCATCGCCCAGTGCCTGCGCTCGGGTACTGCCGCGGAGGTGGACAAGCTCATCCTGACCGCCTCGGGCGGGCCCTTTCGCGGCCGTACCCGCGAAGAGCTCTTCGCCGTGACGCCGGAGGAGGCGCTGGCCCACCCCACCTGGGATATGGGCCTGATGGTCACCACCAACTCAGCCAGCCTGGTGAACAAGGGCCTTGAAGTCATTGAGGCGCACCTGCTGTTCGACATTCCGCTGGACCGGATCGACGTGGTGGTCCACCCGCAGTCCGTGATCCACTCGATGGTGCAGTTCGTGGACGGTTCCACCATCGCCCAGGCGTCGCCACCGGATATGCGCCTGCCGATTGCGCTTGGCCTGGGCTGGCCCGACCGGGTGCCCAACGCCGCAACACCCTGCGACTGGACGCGCGCCACCAGCTGGACGTTCGAGCCGCTGGACTCCGCCGCGTTCCCCGCCGTCCGGCTGGCCAAGGACGCGGCGAGGCAGGGAAGCACCTACCCTGCTGTGTTCAACGCCGCCAATGAGGAAGCTGTAACGGCTTTCCACGCCGGCCACATCCGGTTCACGCGCATCGTGGACACCATCGAGGCCGTCCTCAGCGAACATTCGGGTTCCTCCGGGCTAACGGTCGGATCCGTGCTCGATGCTGAGAAATGGGCACGTGCGCGCACCCACGAACGTTTAGCAGTGAGCAGTCTCTAGGAAGCAGCAGATCTGAAGCATGAGTCCCGTTATCC from Arthrobacter globiformis harbors:
- a CDS encoding lipase maturation factor family protein, translated to MDWAAWFDAPDYEFARQVLQRGVAALYLVAFLSSLNQFPALLGERGLLPVPDYLEAFSRMRRPTLFRWRYSDRLFRAVCATGLFISGVLVLGLPQLGPPWVPLIAFLALWLLYMSVVNVGQTFYGFGWEMLLLEAGFTVAFLGSDQTDPPRTILILVAWLVFRLEFGAGMIKIRGGREWRDLTALYYHHETQPMPGPLSRQAHLLPKPFHRLEVVGNHFAQLVVPFFLFAPQPLGSIAAGIIIFTQLWLVASGNFAWLNWIAIVLAFAGVSDPVAHTVLPVIPLDWHTTGETPLWWLLITLAASLLLVVLSYWPIRNLFSQYQLMNASFNRWQLVNTYGAFGTVTKQRIEVAVEGTLDEDPDEAADWREYGFKGKPGDVYRLPRQWAPYHLRLDWLMWFLPLRTVHEEWFYAFLGKLLEADAAMLRLLRHDPFDGERPHWVRARTYLYRFATRAEFRETGQRWIRTPLYEAIPPISLRARK
- the dxr gene encoding 1-deoxy-D-xylulose-5-phosphate reductoisomerase, translating into MQTSGSSRPASQPRTIVILGSTGSIGTQAIDVVDGAPHLFEVVALSAGGGNLELLARQAVHTRAAAVGIAEGDPGRLRDLINDAAREAGIGQYRPEIIAGPEASTTIAAVKADVVLNGITGSIGLAPTLAALESGATLALANKESLIVGGSLVKAAAAEGQIVPVDSEHSAIAQCLRSGTAAEVDKLILTASGGPFRGRTREELFAVTPEEALAHPTWDMGLMVTTNSASLVNKGLEVIEAHLLFDIPLDRIDVVVHPQSVIHSMVQFVDGSTIAQASPPDMRLPIALGLGWPDRVPNAATPCDWTRATSWTFEPLDSAAFPAVRLAKDAARQGSTYPAVFNAANEEAVTAFHAGHIRFTRIVDTIEAVLSEHSGSSGLTVGSVLDAEKWARARTHERLAVSSL